A genome region from Magnolia sinica isolate HGM2019 chromosome 8, MsV1, whole genome shotgun sequence includes the following:
- the LOC131253127 gene encoding protein IN2-1 homolog B-like isoform X2 — protein MYVTYTCPYAQRTWIARNYKGLQDKIKLVPINLQNRPAWYKEVYPGNKVPSLEHNNEVKGESLDLLKYIDSNFKGPALLPDDPAKEEFVEELLSYSHTFNSVSYRSFPQETVPDEVGATCDHLESALSKFDDGPFFLGQFSMVDIAYAPFIERLQNFFLELRKYDIAIGTPKLAAWIEVYSQSYEILVHVCNLLICLIALKHIALMGLF, from the exons ATGTATGTAActtatacatgcccatatgcacaACGCACGTGGATTGCTAGAAattataag GGATTGCAGGATAAAATAAAATTGGTTCCTATTAATCTGCAAAATAGGCCTGCTTGGTACAAGGAGGTCTACCCTGGAAATAAg GTGCCTTCGTTGGAGCACAATAATGAAGTCAAAGGAGAGAGTTTGGATTTGCTCAAATACATCGATAGCAATTTCAAAGGCCCGGCGCTTCTCCCTGAT GATCCTGCCAAGGAGGAGTTTGTGGAAGAGCTGCTTTCATACTCTCATACCTTCAATTCTGTCAGCTACAGATCATTTCCCCAAGAGACTGTACCAGATGAAGTTG GTGCTACCTGTGATCATCTGGAAAGCGCTCTTTCCAAATTTGATGATGGGCCATTTTTCCTTGGCCAGTTCAGTATG GTGGATATTGCTTATGCTCCGTTCATTGAAAGATTACAAAACTTCTTTCTGGAATTAAGGAAATATGACATCGCCATAGGCACGCCAAAGCTGGCTGCATGGATTGAGGTATATTCACAATCATATGAAATATTAGTACATGTCTGCAATCTGCTTATATGTTTGATTGCACTTAAGCATATAGCTTTAATGGGTCTCTTTTAG
- the LOC131253127 gene encoding protein IN2-1 homolog B-like isoform X1 — MVHQLDGMYVTYTCPYAQRTWIARNYKGLQDKIKLVPINLQNRPAWYKEVYPGNKVPSLEHNNEVKGESLDLLKYIDSNFKGPALLPDDPAKEEFVEELLSYSHTFNSVSYRSFPQETVPDEVGATCDHLESALSKFDDGPFFLGQFSMVDIAYAPFIERLQNFFLELRKYDIAIGTPKLAAWIEVYSQSYEILVHVCNLLICLIALKHIALMGLF; from the exons ATGGTTCATCAGTTGGATGG GATGTATGTAActtatacatgcccatatgcacaACGCACGTGGATTGCTAGAAattataag GGATTGCAGGATAAAATAAAATTGGTTCCTATTAATCTGCAAAATAGGCCTGCTTGGTACAAGGAGGTCTACCCTGGAAATAAg GTGCCTTCGTTGGAGCACAATAATGAAGTCAAAGGAGAGAGTTTGGATTTGCTCAAATACATCGATAGCAATTTCAAAGGCCCGGCGCTTCTCCCTGAT GATCCTGCCAAGGAGGAGTTTGTGGAAGAGCTGCTTTCATACTCTCATACCTTCAATTCTGTCAGCTACAGATCATTTCCCCAAGAGACTGTACCAGATGAAGTTG GTGCTACCTGTGATCATCTGGAAAGCGCTCTTTCCAAATTTGATGATGGGCCATTTTTCCTTGGCCAGTTCAGTATG GTGGATATTGCTTATGCTCCGTTCATTGAAAGATTACAAAACTTCTTTCTGGAATTAAGGAAATATGACATCGCCATAGGCACGCCAAAGCTGGCTGCATGGATTGAGGTATATTCACAATCATATGAAATATTAGTACATGTCTGCAATCTGCTTATATGTTTGATTGCACTTAAGCATATAGCTTTAATGGGTCTCTTTTAG